In bacterium, a single window of DNA contains:
- a CDS encoding YARHG domain-containing protein, whose product MKRIFIIVFLLCNSAIVYTQEDWLKTMNILDNKMPKELYYMRNEIYARHGKIFKTKELNEYFSDCSWYKPNPKFKENMFSVYEKETLNKIIRLEDELKPF is encoded by the coding sequence ATGAAGCGTATTTTTATTATTGTATTTTTATTATGTAATTCAGCTATTGTATATACCCAAGAAGATTGGTTAAAAACAATGAATATTTTGGACAATAAAATGCCCAAAGAGTTGTATTATATGAGAAATGAGATATATGCAAGGCATGGAAAAATATTTAAAACCAAGGAATTGAATGAATATTTTTCAGATTGCTCTTGGTATAAACCAAACCCAAAATTTAAAGAAAACATGTTTTCCGTATATGAGAAAGAAACATTAAATAAAATTATTCGTCTTGAAGATGAATTGAAGCCATTT